Proteins from a genomic interval of Thermoanaerobacterium sp. PSU-2:
- a CDS encoding amino acid permease has translation MEKGNLSVNELVLVGVGGILGAGFFLASGIAIHTAGPIVLLDYLISAFIMSEVFCALSEMIVANPVDGSFRVYAEEALGDIGGFLSGWVYWTAGVFIMSSEVTASAIFTKFWFPKVPLWIFALIYSIMVICVNALGTKNFGTVEAWFSTIKISALFIITIIGVFALFGAFGNKGNIGFKNYYINGGILPNGIKGFLGAMLMSLIPFGGIEVTAMTASKTKKPKKYVPIARRYIVLFLSILYLSSIAVLLGVIPWYEVSTKESPFIKLLSFTKIPYIDSIMNFIILTAALTTMNGAMYGVTQVMYSLGKGRFAPTFLSKLSKRDVPIYALLISSFGLLIAVVLSYILPKDVYEYITSATGFIQFFNWIIILYTFIKYRPMLKKKNPDYFECQRRGFPLRPWLTIILLAAVLLSTLTVPKQAIGFFGGLILLIAIFIFYLIAKKLNLFDKW, from the coding sequence TTGGAAAAAGGAAATCTATCTGTTAACGAACTTGTATTAGTAGGAGTAGGTGGAATACTGGGAGCGGGATTCTTTTTGGCAAGCGGCATAGCGATTCATACGGCAGGGCCAATAGTCCTCTTGGATTATCTGATTTCAGCTTTTATAATGTCTGAAGTCTTTTGCGCCCTTTCTGAAATGATCGTCGCAAACCCTGTTGACGGCTCTTTCAGGGTATATGCTGAAGAAGCCTTAGGCGACATAGGCGGATTTTTAAGTGGATGGGTCTACTGGACAGCAGGTGTATTCATCATGTCCAGCGAAGTTACGGCATCAGCAATCTTTACTAAGTTTTGGTTCCCCAAAGTTCCACTGTGGATATTCGCACTAATTTATTCCATCATGGTAATCTGTGTAAACGCATTAGGCACAAAAAATTTTGGCACTGTAGAAGCTTGGTTTTCAACTATAAAAATATCTGCTTTATTCATAATTACTATCATCGGCGTATTCGCACTTTTCGGAGCATTTGGCAATAAAGGCAATATTGGCTTTAAAAACTACTACATCAATGGAGGCATCTTGCCAAATGGCATTAAAGGATTTTTAGGTGCGATGCTTATGTCTTTAATACCATTTGGTGGTATAGAAGTCACCGCCATGACAGCATCAAAAACGAAAAAGCCAAAAAAATATGTGCCTATAGCGAGAAGGTACATCGTGCTTTTCTTATCGATATTGTATCTATCATCTATCGCCGTGCTTTTAGGGGTAATTCCATGGTATGAAGTATCCACAAAAGAAAGCCCCTTTATCAAGCTACTTTCATTTACAAAGATACCATATATCGATTCAATTATGAATTTCATCATCCTTACGGCAGCACTGACTACTATGAATGGAGCTATGTACGGAGTAACGCAAGTCATGTATTCTTTAGGAAAAGGAAGATTTGCGCCGACTTTTTTAAGCAAGCTAAGTAAAAGAGATGTACCTATCTACGCCCTCTTGATAAGCAGTTTCGGACTTCTCATTGCCGTCGTGCTTTCATACATCCTTCCTAAAGATGTTTACGAATATATAACGAGCGCAACAGGATTCATACAATTTTTTAACTGGATCATCATCTTGTACACTTTTATCAAATACAGGCCTATGCTTAAAAAGAAAAACCCGGATTACTTTGAATGCCAAAGGCGCGGGTTTCCATTAAGACCATGGCTCACCATAATTTTATTGGCAGCCGTCCTATTATCGACGCTAACCGTTCCAAAACAGGCAATAGGTTTTTTCGGCGGGCTTATACTGCTTATTGCCATATTTATCTTTTACTTAATAGCAAAAAAGCTGAATTTATTTGATAAATGGTAA
- a CDS encoding PspC domain-containing protein, giving the protein MDKRLYRSRNQVILGGVCGGIAEYFDIDVTIVRLIWALIALVGGSGVLLYIIAWIVVPENPYQPKDDDYNVGNNNDHEVERPKISSGRKSSEVFGWILIALGLFLLIRIFMPWFDLRIFWPVLLIAFGLLFIFKK; this is encoded by the coding sequence ATGGATAAAAGATTGTACCGCTCGAGAAACCAGGTTATCTTGGGAGGCGTGTGTGGTGGCATAGCAGAGTATTTCGATATAGATGTGACGATAGTGAGGCTTATATGGGCTTTGATTGCCTTGGTGGGAGGTTCTGGCGTTTTACTTTATATAATTGCCTGGATCGTCGTTCCGGAAAATCCATATCAGCCAAAAGATGATGATTATAATGTTGGAAACAATAATGACCATGAAGTTGAAAGGCCAAAGATTTCTTCAGGCAGGAAAAGCAGTGAAGTATTTGGATGGATTTTGATCGCTTTGGGATTATTTCTTCTCATCAGGATATTTATGCCATGGTTTGATTTGAGGATTTTTTGGCCGGTGCTTCTTATAGCATTTGGACTTTTATTTATATTTAAAAAATAA
- a CDS encoding glycosyl hydrolase family 18 protein, translating to MDNKWYFDIAAGAIDDLREHISQITTLIPFWYGVKPDGTLADMSSQDVKSIASQNNLPIFPIVHNYSDPKKSQLIHDLISNASLRNILVNNIANMALLNNYPGINIDFEFVPPEDRSNLNAFMEELYNALKSIGKIVTISLPAETEDNPRHPFSGAFQYTVLSQFTDQAYVLAYDEHFSKPGPIASIGFVRSVLDYAAKSIETKKIWLGMAVYGYDWAEGSNYPRTLSYFQAIETAKNLGVKIEYDETAQESTYTYTVDSIKHTVWFEDARSFQAKLPLVTQYGISGIAVWRLGQEDPNVWNILSRI from the coding sequence ATGGATAACAAATGGTATTTTGATATAGCAGCAGGCGCTATAGATGATTTAAGAGAACACATATCTCAAATCACGACGCTTATACCTTTCTGGTACGGCGTTAAGCCAGACGGCACACTGGCAGATATGTCATCGCAAGACGTCAAAAGCATAGCATCTCAGAATAATTTACCTATCTTTCCTATTGTACACAATTATTCTGATCCGAAAAAATCACAGCTTATACATGACTTAATATCCAATGCTTCTTTAAGAAACATACTAGTAAACAATATAGCAAACATGGCATTATTAAATAACTATCCAGGAATAAATATAGATTTTGAGTTTGTGCCACCAGAAGACAGAAGCAATCTTAACGCATTTATGGAAGAGCTTTATAATGCCTTAAAAAGTATTGGCAAAATTGTCACGATTTCATTGCCGGCAGAAACAGAGGACAACCCAAGGCATCCTTTCTCAGGCGCATTTCAATACACTGTCTTAAGCCAATTTACAGATCAAGCATACGTATTAGCATACGATGAACACTTCTCGAAGCCTGGACCTATTGCATCAATAGGGTTTGTCCGCAGTGTATTAGATTACGCTGCAAAATCTATTGAAACTAAAAAAATTTGGCTTGGCATGGCAGTCTACGGCTACGACTGGGCAGAAGGCTCAAACTACCCAAGGACATTATCTTACTTTCAAGCCATAGAGACAGCTAAAAATCTCGGCGTCAAAATCGAATACGACGAGACGGCTCAAGAATCCACGTATACTTATACAGTGGACTCCATAAAACACACCGTATGGTTTGAAGATGCCAGAAGTTTTCAGGCAAAACTGCCATTAGTAACTCAATACGGCATATCAGGTATAGCTGTCTGGAGGCTTGGTCAAGAAGACCCTAACGTTTGGAATATTTTAAGCAGAATTTAA
- a CDS encoding S-layer homology domain-containing protein: MKRLFAILIAAVFILITAVPHAVLAQTNSKIELKQAIEIAKEKLNLPTDGYSFNSNYYEGDGNKTWYLTWTSSTNGNITVNINADTGEITGYSFYKPGNSPNSVIPKYSRDDAKKVAVDFLNKVIPEKFKETKEQESDDYLGISPKIAYSNAYSFNFAQVVNGITFQGNHIVIEVNKNTLEVQSYYLTWNDNYNFPDPKLAISKDKAIEIYKSNNSLRLQYNVVYKDVYGNNDPKPQAILVYALVNNQPIDAISGAILPQNYYGPLADGTGGMATKSANSQQVLSPEEQKAVDDISKYISKDKAIQMAKEKLPFTIGSQYSLTSSNLFKNSSNSDSAIWDFAWSYSDGSNYNYITASVDATTGELMTFTRSDSSENNIQGKTPKYTKDQLKDIAEEYLNKIQPDKFKQMEYQDVPTSPYDNSPYMSFSYVYTANGIQCPFDSIYIGVNKYTGDIVSYNYSWINVNLPDSKNIISLDDAYDSLFKNSDLQLTYIIYYAPDKVYDTPPQDVKLVYQLSNFNGLIDAKTGDYVDFSGNPIKKDKSNQFTDIAGNWAEKDILLLLQYGIVDGKDGKYMPNDYILQKDFIKMLVKSYQPNSIIIPLSSNDDENYDNYYNVAINNKIITESEIKPDSKVTRQEAAKFIVRSLGLKYVADINSIYTLDFLKDANSVDSSLKGYVAIAYGLDLMKGNNGYFNPNGDLTRAETASILVRYLKIEK; the protein is encoded by the coding sequence ATGAAAAGGCTCTTTGCTATTTTAATTGCTGCTGTGTTTATCTTAATAACAGCTGTTCCTCATGCCGTATTGGCCCAGACAAACAGCAAAATTGAGCTTAAGCAGGCCATTGAAATTGCCAAAGAAAAGTTAAATTTACCAACAGATGGGTACAGCTTTAACTCCAATTACTATGAAGGCGATGGCAACAAAACATGGTATTTAACATGGACATCCAGCACAAATGGCAACATCACTGTAAATATAAACGCAGACACGGGAGAGATAACAGGTTACAGCTTTTATAAGCCTGGCAACAGTCCAAATAGCGTCATACCTAAATACTCAAGGGATGATGCCAAAAAAGTGGCAGTCGACTTTTTAAACAAAGTTATCCCAGAAAAATTTAAGGAAACGAAAGAGCAGGAAAGCGACGATTACCTGGGCATAAGCCCAAAAATCGCCTACAGTAACGCGTATTCTTTCAATTTTGCACAGGTGGTAAATGGAATCACTTTTCAAGGAAATCACATAGTAATAGAAGTAAACAAAAACACTTTAGAAGTTCAGTCTTACTACTTGACGTGGAATGACAATTACAACTTCCCCGATCCTAAATTAGCTATTTCAAAAGATAAAGCAATAGAAATATACAAAAGCAACAACAGCCTTAGATTGCAGTACAATGTGGTCTACAAAGATGTTTACGGAAACAATGATCCAAAACCACAAGCAATATTAGTTTACGCACTTGTAAACAATCAGCCTATTGATGCCATTAGCGGAGCAATCTTACCACAAAATTATTACGGTCCCTTAGCCGATGGAACAGGTGGTATGGCTACAAAATCGGCTAATTCGCAACAAGTCTTGTCTCCTGAAGAACAAAAAGCCGTAGACGACATTTCAAAATACATCTCAAAAGACAAGGCCATTCAAATGGCAAAAGAAAAACTTCCATTTACAATAGGATCTCAGTACAGCCTTACATCTTCCAATCTTTTTAAAAATAGCTCAAACTCTGACAGCGCAATTTGGGATTTTGCTTGGTCATACTCTGATGGAAGCAACTACAACTATATAACGGCTTCAGTTGATGCTACAACAGGTGAATTAATGACATTTACAAGAAGCGACAGCAGTGAAAATAACATTCAAGGTAAAACACCGAAATACACGAAAGATCAGTTAAAAGACATAGCCGAGGAATACTTAAACAAGATACAGCCAGATAAATTTAAACAAATGGAATATCAAGACGTTCCAACATCTCCTTATGATAATTCTCCGTATATGTCATTCAGTTACGTGTATACGGCAAATGGAATACAATGTCCTTTTGATTCCATATATATAGGCGTCAATAAGTACACTGGCGACATAGTATCATACAATTATAGCTGGATAAATGTAAATTTGCCAGACAGTAAAAACATAATAAGCCTTGATGACGCATACGACTCTTTGTTTAAAAATAGCGACTTACAGCTTACCTACATCATCTACTACGCACCAGACAAAGTATATGATACACCTCCACAAGATGTAAAACTTGTATATCAACTGAGCAACTTCAATGGATTAATAGACGCAAAGACGGGAGATTATGTCGATTTCTCAGGAAATCCAATTAAAAAGGATAAAAGCAATCAATTTACAGATATAGCTGGAAATTGGGCAGAGAAAGACATACTACTTCTATTACAGTACGGCATAGTGGATGGAAAAGATGGCAAGTACATGCCAAATGACTATATACTGCAAAAAGATTTTATAAAAATGCTGGTAAAATCCTATCAGCCAAATAGCATAATAATACCTCTTAGCTCCAACGATGATGAAAACTACGATAATTACTACAACGTAGCAATTAACAACAAAATCATCACAGAAAGCGAGATAAAACCTGATTCTAAAGTGACTCGGCAAGAAGCAGCAAAATTCATCGTAAGAAGTCTTGGCTTAAAATATGTTGCTGACATAAATAGCATCTACACATTAGACTTCTTAAAAGATGCCAATAGCGTAGACAGTTCTTTAAAAGGATACGTG